CTATttaagttgccaaaaaattacacgtcatattggccaggggggggggtcctgaaaatatcaccaaagatcaccatggggagggggggggtctaaaataagccaaaaacgtatgacgcgattaatggacgtgGACGCCCCCCATATGAAACAGCATCCATATgaaataaaatgtatgaaaactcGATTCAACGCGGCTCGATTCCGccttagtggacgccaggctttagGGTGCGTATtcactataaacattttttgttACTAAACACAGTTTCTAAACAATGCTTCCTAATGAATACAAtacctacactttttgagaaatACTTTTTATATTTCTCTTCGAGACAGTCAGCCACATCTTGGCACTGAAAATAGCGTGAAATTAAAACGAAAGCGAAAATTCACCCAtacattttcaattattttttaagtgttatgaaTGGAATGGAATCCATTTCACCAACGTCAAGATTTCCGATACATTTTTctaatttgccgccttttttactaccaagatttggttgaccatcTATGTTTATAGTGAATTCGTACTTTTATATCAGATATGCACCGCACGTCgggaatatttgaaatatttaattaatgcATTCAGGTTTTTCGAGTGGTTTAAGTTCAAAAATTAGGGACCGTTTCATAATCTCCGAAATTCTCCGATTGTATCTGTTTTCCGCCAATTCTCCGCTAGAGGCTCAAATTCTCCGGAAATCGGAGAAAAATCTCCAAACTGGCAACACTAATGCCAAAGTGACAGTTGTTGATGTGTTGAGGTTGTTGATTACTGAAGTGTTGCAAttggaaataaatatttattcttcTTTCAGTTTAATATgctgtaattaattaattatgaaataataaacgaaaaaataatgttaaattatataatttagttaaatataattataagcaggttttggtttttatttttttgtcacgTGTGAGGCCAACCGCGAATACCTGTGCTTGCAAACTGCTGTCATCTTTTTCTGTCACTTCGAACGTGATCCTTTAAGGAGTGACAGAGAAAGGTATGCGCAGATTACGATTTAGGTGTTTTGCGGTAGGTCCACCGTTCCACAGATGCTCAAAGAAAGTTCAAGAAAATTCTATAACCCGAAAAAAGTTTATGGTTTACGAAATGTCAGTTGTTTGTTATTGTCTGTTGTGAATATTTGCAAATGCGTGAAAGTGTATAATTTGCTTGAAAGTGGAAGTTATTGTAACGTGTTTTGCTTTAAAGTGATCTAAAGTATATTAAAACAATGGATTACATATCGTTTTCAAACTATTCGTACGGTGACAACGACGACTACGCTCATGAGCCGCACATAATGCCCGTGCCTTCGGGAGGACCATGGAACGTGCAGGGCCTGTCTTGGGGGTCGCACTCGCCGCCCCAGCTAGTGCAGTTTAACGCTCAAGTGCCTCAGCAACCCCGGTTTTCCACAATAATGCACTGCAAACGGAAAAGTTTAGATCCAGAGCCAGCAATGTTAGTAggaagtacatttttttcttccaattgtttttattttcctTAAGATCACAGTTGCGTGAGTTGCGTTCTACCATCTATATTATGGTGAATATTAACTTTTCGAAACTATAGTGTAATCTTGTAGTTTTAAATTGAGGCTGCCTAAAAAACATTGGTTTAAAAAACTACTTGCTGGCTGTTTTAAGTTTATACTCGCATTCAAAACAACTAGCAGCAGATAATACTTACATTACTCTTACATTTCAGCCCTGCAAAGATATACATAACGGAAGACAAAATGGCAGATCACCTCAACGGTCTCCACTTATCCACAGATTACACGAGCCACCACTTAGCCAGTAGTAACAGTTCTATGAATATGGACGCGGGATTCATGGACATGGACTCTCCGGCCAGTGTTGATGTGCGAGATAAGTTAAAAGGACACACTATTGTGCTTTCGGAAGAGATAAAGAAGCTGAAGGATGAGCCGTTGATACCTCCAGCGCTTATTGAAAGGTAAGAACAGTGAGCCGTTTTCTGGAGTATTCCATGATATATTGCACCATTATCctttaccaaagacatatataactccatctagacagataaagtctaagaaaaaaatatacctcagtaccatacagaaaaaggtacggtggcctagatggcgatacacctttgggggacgctcagctagatggctctaatattaatatttgacattttaacacatatcaagctaagaatatgggccaaattgtcaaaactgaggttcaaaagttttaagcctgtgtcaagagatggcagtctatgcactgtgattacacattttacttcgacagtaactctctataatacttgatcctctttgtccTTAACATACGCAAGTTTTCAGAATATTGGCTAGTGAAAGTAGTGAAATATGATCTTTATCTAAGGAATTGTACAAAAAGTGATTGCCTGCCTTGTTGTTGTTTTTgaatgtcctaaggcaccctataggtgcatagggcctccacaagatccttctaCGCCTTTCTATTGTAAGCCATCACCTTGGCCTTGTTCCAGCTCAGTCTATATCTCAGCTCGTTCTCCACACTCTAGCTCCAGGTGTGCCCGCTTTACATGCTGATAAATATGTTGCAACACACGGAATGTAATGCATTTGTATGGGA
Above is a window of Leguminivora glycinivorella isolate SPB_JAAS2020 chromosome 19, LegGlyc_1.1, whole genome shotgun sequence DNA encoding:
- the LOC125236663 gene encoding uncharacterized protein LOC125236663; this translates as MDYISFSNYSYGDNDDYAHEPHIMPVPSGGPWNVQGLSWGSHSPPQLVQFNAQVPQQPRFSTIMHCKRKSLDPEPAIPAKIYITEDKMADHLNGLHLSTDYTSHHLASSNSSMNMDAGFMDMDSPASVDVRDKLKGHTIVLSEEIKKLKDEPLIPPALIERLEKPCMSLVVWQPKERVVDKLKGTTSENRTEEEEPKKRNGVLVPDMGMDGGMDVEM